In Zingiber officinale cultivar Zhangliang chromosome 1A, Zo_v1.1, whole genome shotgun sequence, a genomic segment contains:
- the LOC122020133 gene encoding probable anion transporter 1, chloroplastic has translation MPSTGVCLLPLTSSIPEKLLPHRKSSCSRFARRKREPSLRGSLSPLGCPQHCRSRFIFRLRVRALGGGSELKPETVNAPESISKSIRFPDVVQRELVSIALPLEREDEEEEEEEGMGWLGSKGTGLESFPKRWVIVILCFSAFLLCNMDRVNMSIAILPMSAEFNWNPSTVGLIQSSFFWGYLLTQIAGGIWADMVGGKLVLGFGVVWWSIATALTPVAAKVGLPFLLIVRVLMGIGEGVAMPAMNNILSKWIPVAERSRSLALVYSGMYLGSVTGLAFSPLLIHNFGWPSVFYSFGSLGSVWLTVWLTKAYSSPVEDPEIRHDEKKLIISGSVLKEPVKTIPWRLILSKPPVWALIVSHFCHNWGTFILLTWMPTYYNQVLKFNLTDSGLFCILPWLTMAVSANFGGWIADTLVSRGMSVTTVRKIMQSIGFLGPAFFLTQLSHVHSPTMAVLCMVCSQGTDAFSQSGLYSNHQDIGPRYAGVLLGLSNTAGVLAGVFGTAATGYILQHGSWDDVFEVSVALYIAGTVVWNLFSTGEKIID, from the exons ATGCCGTCGACGGGAGTCTGCTTGCTCCCACTCACTTCATCTATCCCGGAGAAGCTTCTGCCGCACCGAAAAAGCTCCTGCTCCAGATTCGCCAGACGGAAGAGGGAACCATCCCTACGAGGAAGTTTGTCCCCTTTGGGTTGCCCCCAACATTGCCGCTCTCGATTCATCTTCCGCCTGCGTGTTCGGGCCCTAGGTGGTGGATCTGAACTAAAACCTGAGACTGTTAACGCCCCGGAGTCGATCTCGAAGTCGATCAGATTCCCAGATGTGGTCCAAAGAGAACTGGTTTCCATTGCTCTTCCTctggagagggaggatgaggaggaggaggaggaggaagggatGGGATGGTTGGGTTCTAAAGGTACTGGGTTGGAGTCGTTTCCTAAACGATGGGTGATTGTGATTCTTTGCTTCTCGGCGTTCTTGCTCTGCAACATGGACCGT GTAAATATGAGCATTGCGATCCTGCCCATGTCTGCAGAATTCAACTGGAATCCTTCAACTGTGGGGTTGATTCAGTCATCATTTTTCTGGGGCTACTTGCTGACCCAG ATTGCAGGAGGTATATGGGCCGACATGGTTGGTGGTAAACTTGTATTAGGATTTGGAGTTGTTTGGTGGTCTATTGCTACAGCTCTTACACCAGTCGCAGCAAAGGTTGGGTTGCCTTTCCTTCTCATCGTACGTGTTTTAATGGGGATTGGTGAG GGGGTTGCCATGCCTGCTATGAATAATATTCTTTCGAAGTGGATACCGGTAGCAGAGAGAAGCAGGTCTTTAGCTCTGGTATATAGTGGCATGTACCTTGGTTCAGTAACTGGCTTGGCCTTCTCACCTTTGTTGATACATAACTTTGGCTGGCCTTCTGTCTTCTACTCATTCGGTTCTCTTGGCAGTGTTTGGCTTACAGTATGGCTAACTAAG GCATATAGTTCTCCTGTTGAAGATCCTGAAATCAGGCATGATGAAAAGAAGCTTATCATTAGTGGCAGTGTGCTTAAAGAACCTGTAAAAACTATACCATGGAGATTAATCTTGTCAAAGCCACCTGTTTGGGCTCTTATAGTGTCCCACTTCTGCCACAACTGGGGAACATTTATTCTTCTTACATGGATGCCAACATACTACAATCAG GTTTTGAAGTTCAACCTCACAGATTCTGGTCTATTTTGCATTCTTCCATGGCTTACAATGGCAGTTTCTGCAAATTTTGGTGGATGGATTGCAGATACGCTTGTCAGTAGAGGCATGTCAGTGACTACTGTTCGCAAA ATCATGCAGTCAATTGGGTTCCTTGGTCCGGCTTTCTTCTTGACTCAATTAAGTCATGTGCATTCTCCTACAATGGCAGTATTATGCATGGTGTGCAGTCAG GGAACTGATGCATTTTCACAGTCTGGCTTGTATTCCAACCATCAAGATATTGGCCCTCGCTATGCT GGTGTGCTTCTTGGTCTTTCAAACACTGCTGGGGTTTTAGCTGGAGTCTTCGGGACAGCAGCAACAGGCTACATCTTGCAACATG GATCCTGGGATGATGTTTTTGAGGTCTCAGTAGCACTCTACATTGCTGGAACTGTGGTCTGGAACCTATTCTCAACAGGGGAGAAGATTATTGACTAA
- the LOC122020143 gene encoding uncharacterized protein LOC122020143 produces the protein MTAARFYASSSSFLFLLHLACFFLRSRDGDDRTRKRKITASSSLPNFCPPSHSTPNPSKFLSLRSYLGRFLCFRDNHEQQQEAPPPSDSTPIQLIALSPDGSPNGKVNAYVAVSADVAIHPCASCGEVMNKAQLLDLHQATMHSLSELSPSDSGHNIVRIIFESGWRGTSPVIVRRVLKIHHTTRALARYEEYRDAVRDRAGRKGCAADGRCIADGNERLRFYCTTTLCSWDARAAGGVCRNPFCCACAVVRHGFAGKHADLDGIVTHATSWGAHAALPEELEREFAFLGARRTILVCRVVAGRVLRRGVVEEDELEKGAGFDSAAAAAAGGGDELLAVFSPRAVLPCFVVSYSA, from the coding sequence ATGACTGCTGCGCGATTCTACGCTTCCTCCtcctctttcctcttcctcctccacctTGCCTGCTTCTTCCTCCGTTCTCGTGACGGAGACGATCGAACTCGGAAGCGCAAGATCACCGCATCATCCTCTCTCCCGAACTTCTGTCCGCCCTCCCATTCCACTCCGAACCCCTCCAAATTTCTCTCCCTCCGATCCTATCTCGGCCGCTTCCTCTGCTTCCGTGACAATCATGAACAACAACAAGAAGCTCCGCCACCAAGCGATTCAACTCCCATTCAACTGATAGCTTTGTCACCGGATGGCAGTCCAAATGGGAAAGTTAATGCCTACGTTGCCGTCTCGGCCGACGTGGCCATCCACCCCTGCGCGTCCTGCGGCGAGGTCATGAACAAGGCGCAACTCCTCGACCTCCACCAGGCCACGATGCACTCCCTCTCCGAGCTTTCGCCCTCCGATTCCGGCCATAATATCGTCCGCATCATCTTCGAGTCGGGCTGGCGAGGCACATCGCCGGTCATCGTCCGTCGGGTCCTCAAGATACACCACACGACGCGCGCCCTCGCGCGCTACGAGGAGTACCGCGACGCCGTCCGAGATCGCGCGGGGAGGAAAGGGTGCGCCGCCGACGGGAGGTGCATCGCCGACGGGAATGAGCGGCTGCGGTTCTACTGCACAACGACGCTCTGTTCGTGGGACGCCCGGGCGGCAGGGGGCGTGTGCAGGAACCCGTTCTGCTGCGCCTGCGCCGTGGTGCGCCACGGGTTTGCCGGGAAGCACGCCGACTTGGATGGGATCGTGACACACGCTACAAGCTGGGGCGCGCATGCGGCGTTGCCGGAGGAGCTGGAAAGGGAGTTCGCATTCCTGGGGGCGCGGCGAACGATACTGGTTTGCCGCGTGGTGGCGGGGAGGGTGCTACGTCGGGGCGTCGTGGAGGAAGATGAGTTGGAGAAAGGCGCGGGGTTCGACTCGGCTGCAGCGGCGGCGGCAGGGGGCGGCGACGAGCTGCTGGCGGTCTTCAGTCCGAGGGCGGTGCTGCCGTGCTTCGTGGTCAGTTACTCGGCCTGA